TGTGCACTTTTTACCGAGGGGTTACAAAAGGTTTTTAAAGGCGGGATAAAACCCACAGAATTATGAAATGGGACATAAGGCAGTCTTCAAAAAAGCTTCCAAAACTGAATAAGCCAATACTTGTGGAAGGGCTTCCTGGGATAGGTAACGTCGGAAAGATTGCAGTTGACTTCATTGTTGAAGAGCTTAAGCCTGATAAAGTATATGAGATATTCTCTGACAGCTTTCCCCACTCTGTTTTTGTAAATGAAAAAAACCTTGTTGAGCTTCCATCTGTAAGGATTTATGCAAAGAAGATGAAGGACGGAAGGGACCTGCTGTTTCTTGCAGGGGATGTCCAGCCTGTTGATGAGGCATCATCTTATGAATTTGCTGAGAAGATACTTGATATTTTTGATAAAATGGGCGGAAGCGAGATAATAACGCTTGGGGGGATTGGACTATCTGAGGCGCCTGAAAGCCCTAAGGTTTTCTGCACAGGCAATTCAAAGGAGCTTATTGAGAAATACAAGAAAGGCACTGAAATTGAATGCAAGCTCTATGGCATTGTAGGCCCGATAATAGGGGCTGCAGGGCTTCTTCTGG
This DNA window, taken from Candidatus Woesearchaeota archaeon, encodes the following:
- a CDS encoding PAC2 family protein — encoded protein: MKWDIRQSSKKLPKLNKPILVEGLPGIGNVGKIAVDFIVEELKPDKVYEIFSDSFPHSVFVNEKNLVELPSVRIYAKKMKDGRDLLFLAGDVQPVDEASSYEFAEKILDIFDKMGGSEIITLGGIGLSEAPESPKVFCTGNSKELIEKYKKGTEIECKLYGIVGPIIGAAGLLLGLSNKNKAPGIALLAETFGHPMYIGIKGAKEIVNILNKKLNLKIKTEKLDKDIKELDGQMAKPLPSMKKMPSKDELKSLQKHFRSDTSYIG